In Kogia breviceps isolate mKogBre1 chromosome 7, mKogBre1 haplotype 1, whole genome shotgun sequence, a single window of DNA contains:
- the CEP295 gene encoding centrosomal protein of 295 kDa isoform X7, giving the protein MEQCEKALARGFQAMKKIHLAQNQQKLMKELKQLQQEDLARRRQMVARMPPQVVELPYKRSEMKDDWQRELEFAFEDMYNADRKVKGNLILHLEPEPLPTVTNQIQDEELDLSMEQEISGETENIPVTESETICSSEADVPLPMKTHQIPSKILFKKLLNKIRNQKSLWTIKSMSEDESEMNTIVNETESKALTVESGATVSEDRTLSSGQKQVVESDTLTVDSGPLTSEDKPLSFNTDSEKEQEMKETQPITAVVQSSVLLHPQEEAARIRMAARQKQIMEIEEQKQKQLELLEQIEQQKLRLETECFRAQLEEEKRKTTQQTGVSTAPASCIISSDEDNHRQMIHNYQQQLLQQNRLHKQSVETARKRLLDYQTMLKGKYPSMSPTPLIPGSVTSVPPQKSERRAVTSEHEDQGQRPKLSPNKQPMQPIQISKLEQDFQASRQHRFPQRQVETTEMLVTSDVLVEQALESQEQPKQLSQTEAQQREYKLVPKDSHTLSRALSHDKPLIVQDARERAETSGATTLQTLDSQQMFSENNESISSKLIEPSSFLPLVAEHSFSSLPTKVESGKMQERFSTGSKSVVSVSHSVVGQTRDKSLPFSENIIAQQSNLKALQKQLDLQKEVLRLRQEAQEQLLLCKQKELEGQTGLSVFLPLVPLDSFASLPSAKAESGRIQESSLTKKETTVSSGHPGVPQLQDRPNFKFLQEQLNIQRDSFQARQEAQEVLRVHKQSELDGRVWAEQTEPPSVPSQGAQHTFTSRPSAGTQSGKIQDQYSSKNEKEILSIQSEIPKSQDGSSSFLQQFQPLHDSLKLLQEQLTTQRDALQAQAELLLHRQRDLEDSKSVQMSSSFLPVVTQRSVASQASSKIEPRRIQNFYFSEKESVIPSSHLVMPAFQDESLNFPQRSLPQQENLTTLEGQSHIQRVMLGAKQETQEFVHKQSELEKKIPSEQTGTSLSLSQGAESEKFQDYMSFRSDSTVPLSHWKIPRFQERLLGFSRHTQPLQDNLEGHQEWLDTEEEALQFSQKTQGNVSSEQTGPSFTPQLAQLSFPSLPSAESLTAWEPLSAEGESRISSSHFQIPELQDRLLKISQLIQPQQDNLKALQEQLTTQREAIIQSRQEAQQELLLHKQSEWKGRISPEQVGTSSFLPLVVQRPFVPLPLSEAGRIQEPCSTKGDNIVSPSCSEIPRLPDRLLGLPQPVLPQQDYPITFQQEHMYTQTGPLPCSEKTQKELVLPRQYKFEEKSSEHFIQPLHGDLKALQEPLDIQRKATQSRQEVREELILQRLSKLEKGVLPEQTSTSSSLSHIALPVADSERIQKSLPTRSDSTVSSSHPEIPRSQDRLLSLSQAFLPQQDHVSAQLGLQREVLHFNEKAQEELLLNKQAELIEVDSSEQPVPSMFLPKEREHSFIPLPFAEVKSKNICELCSAKNEHAAPSSASMSPRLQDRFLGFSQPLLAQQDNLGLQKQMELQKEVLHYGQKAQEESLVQRQTALQQHIQKHQETLKDFFKNSQTSKPTVENDFETKKLRECLVHLQDLAKDNQENIGTVGRRNCDDNQLLSEDSNANQLLSEDSNAKQSGEHQDKELGGKSSKPPVAKVKGGLNLNQHELSAIQEVESPASGRTSILGKPDFYQDRDPLRVSVSREQSFLGSPLDCDPFGHLHPVAQENICGDDSDKAVHVSEAVVENHAVLSYAVKEEDHTYLGPNVKPDDKAETQEIYHEPLSSITVSTGSFLSYENTDLSLTESFSELVDQREQESPTSKEEERNVLSSVVPSTQVIYQRQDSQDALKPLLPALETFTSGQTQIQQMIDKYINEANLMTEKTDLRVDFDFPELEHSFPNLHHQLFKPLEPHPDFDSSSSFSGISQDSKNFYQPFPGVFHQRSDSSCESLRSSLSPKSIASFKALRTSLHSSLNTSLNQQPDPNWARDEAQSFATENVIEGSEQSFQQLLPELSSQEGSQHADLPSIFSSIEARDSSQGVENQYSSEQSKILQNKQKSVHFQLFVGNLSSSVFSSSGEANVFHQLNLQHSTPCGSSSSECSIKDQPEGRKERLGYEELSERGVSTVLQGQGLTDKETSGVLNINTQLCVRTSIQTPYSVTVQNEKCLEDSTNAETPTIVGNQSQLAQSELFVSSGSFSLQNSIPIWETECGHGIMEEPELTLISNSDSSIAEMDFANLTLEEKRDEAKSCFQVSEFLPLLSETQNSDCPAVSEHPVEKPAVCAETLSKFTAIPESLQEAFMKRKKAFIERSSQRQKEIRNKIRVSGSSQTKIVKEKPTGSFVSHLKGVNKVRVSLPEDRKTAQAHMHQRALRLYHQLPEVKKQKEEKAKQDAYAQNRARAKEFHKVSSHRLPPPIFHV; this is encoded by the exons CTGAGGATGAAAGCGAAATGAATACAATTGTTAATGAAACTGAAAGTAAAGCCCTGACAGTTGAATCAGGAGCAACTGTTAGTGAAGACAGAACATTATCCTCTGGGCAGAAACAAG TTGTTGAAAGTGACACACTAACAGTTGACTCTGGACCACTTACTAGTGAAGATAAACCACTTTCATTCAATACAGACTCTGAAAAGGAGCAAG aaatgaaagagactcAGCCTATCACAGCTGTAGTTCAGAGTTCAGTTCTACTTCATCCTCAGGAAGAAGCAGCCAGAATTAGAATGGCAGCAAGGCAGAAACAG ATAATGGAAATAGAAGAACAGAAGCAAAAGCAGTTGGAATTACTTGAACAAATTGAACAACAGAAGTTAAGATTAGAAACTGAGTGCTTCAGAGCTcagctggaagaagaaaaaagaaaaacaactcaacAGACTGGG GTTAGCACTGCACCAGCATCATGCATCATAAGTTCTGATGAAGATAATCACAGACAGATGATTCATAACTATCAACAACAGCTATTACAGCAAAACAG GCTTCACAAACAGTCTGTTGAAACAGCCAGGAAACGATTACTCGACTATCAGACTATGTTAAAAGGAAAGTACCCATCCATGTCACCTACACCATTGATACCTGGTTCTGTTACATCAGTACCACCACAGAAATCTGAAAGACGTGCTGTTACATCAGAACATGAGGATCAAGGTCAGAGACCCAAGTTGAGTCCTAACAAACAACCTATGCAACCCATACAGATCTCTAAATTAGAGCAAGATTTTCAGGCTTCAAGACAACATCGCTTTCCACAAAGACAGgtagaaacaactgaaatgttaGTTACTTCAGATGTTTTAGTCGAGCAAGCTTTGGAATCACAGGAACAGCCAAAGCAACTTTCACAGACTGAAGCACAACAGAGAGAGTATAAACTGGTCCCTAAAGACTCTCATACGCTTTCAAGGGCTTTGTCACATGATAAGCCACTGATAGTACAGGATGCTAGAGAAAGAGCTGAAACATCTGGGGCAACAACTTTGCAAACTTTAGACTCCCAGCAAATGTTCTCAGAGAACAATGAAAGTATATCGTCTAAGTTAATTGAACCTTCTTCATTCCTACCATTGGTAGCTGAGCATTCTTTTAGTTCTCTGCCTACTAAAGTTGAGTCTGGAAAAATGCAGGAACGCTTTTCAACTGGGAGCAAAAGTGTAGTTTCTGTAAGCCATTCTGTAGTTGGCCAAACGCGGGATAAGTCTTTGCCATTCTCAGAGAATATCATAGCCCAGCAAAGTAATTTGAAGGCTCTCCAAAAACAGTTAGACCTACAGAAAGAAGTTCTTCGGTTAAGACAGGAAGCTCAGGAACAATTGCTTTTGTGCAAACAGAAAGAACTGGAAGGGCAGACTGGCCTTTCTGTATTCCTTCCATTGGTACCTCTGGATTCGTTTGCTTCACTGCCTTCTGCCAAAGCTGAGTCAGGGAGAATCCAGGAATCTTCTTTAACCAAGAAAGAGACTACAGTTTCCTCAGGCCATCCTGGGGTCCCACAACTTCAGGATAGGcctaattttaaatttctccaaGAACAGTTAAATATTCAGAGGGACAGCTTTCAGGCTAGACAGGAAGCCCAGGAAGTATTACGTGTACATAAACAGAGTGAATTGGATGGAAGAGTATGGGCTGAACAGACTGAGCCCCCTTCTGTCCCATCTCAAGGAGCTCAGCATACATTTACTTCACGACCTTCTGCTGGTACCCAATCTGGAAAAATCCAGGACCAGTATTCATCTAAGAATGAGAAGGAAATTCTCTCAATCCAATCTGAAATCCCAAAATCTCAGGATGGGTCTTCAAGTTTCCTACAGCAGTTCCAACCTTTGCATGATAGTTTGAAGTTGCTCCAAGAACAGCTGACTACACAGAGGGATGCTCTTCAGGCCCAGGCAGAATTACTTTTACATAGACAAAGGGATTTGGAAGACTCTAAGTCTGTGCAGATGAGTTCTTCATTCCTGCCAGTGGTCACTCAGCGTTCAGTTGCTTCACAAGCTTCTTCTAAAATTGAGCCTAGAAGAATTCAgaacttttatttctctgagaaGGAGAGTGTTATTCCCTCAAGTCATTTGGTAATGCCAGCATTTCAGGATGAGTCTCTTAATTTTCCACAGCGTAGCCTGCCACAGCAGGAAAATCTAACAACACTCGAAGGTCAGTCACACATTCAGAGGGTAATGCTTGGTGCTAAACAAGAAACTCAGGAATTTGTACACAAACaaagtgaattagaaaaaaaaattccttctgaACAGACTGGCACCTCTTTATCTCTGTCTCAGGGAGCTGAATCTGAAAAATTCCAGGACTATATGTCATTCAGGAGTGACAGTACAGTTCCCTTAAGCCATTGGAAGATCCCAAGATTTCAGGAAAGACTTCTGGGGTTTTCACGACATACACAACCTCTACAAGATAATTTGGAAGGACACCAAGAATGGTtagacacagaagaggaggccCTTCAGTTTAGCCAGAAGACCCAAGGGAATGTATCTTCTGAACAAACTGGCCCCTCGTTCACACCCCAGTTAGCAcagctttcttttccttcattgcCTTCTGCTGAATCTCTTACAGCCTGGGAACCTCTTTCAGCAGAGGGTGAGAGTAGAATTTCTTCAAGCCATTTTCAGATCCCAGAATTGCAGGATAGACTTTTGAAGATATCACAGCTTATCCAGCCTCAACAAGATAATTTGAAGGCACTTCAAGAACAGTTAACTACACAGAGGGAAGCCATCATTCAGTCTAGACAGGAAGCACAGCAAGAATTACTTTTGCATAAACAGAGTGAGTGGAAGGGAAGAATATCTCCCGAGCAGGTTGGCACCTCTTCCTTCCTACCCCTAGTTGTACAGCGTCCTTTTGTTCCATTACCTCTTAGTGAAGCTGGTAGAATCCAAGAACCTTGTTCAACTAAGGGTGATAATATAGTCTCCCCAAGTTGTTCTGAGATACCAAGGTTGCCTGATAGGCTTTTGGGTTTACCACAGCCTGTTTTACCTCAACAAGATTATCCGATTACATTTCAACAGGAACACATGTATACACAGACAGGTCCCCTTCCATGTAGCGAGAAAACCCAGAAAGAGTTGGTTTTGCCCAGACAATATAAATTTGAGGAAAAGTCATCTGAGCATTTTATCCAACCTCTCCATGGTGATTTGAAGGCACTTCAAGAGCCGTTAGACATACAGAGGAAAGCCACTCAATCTAGACAAGAAGTCCGAGAAGAATTGATTTTGCAAAGACTAAGTAAATTGGAGAAAGGGGTCTTACCTGAGCAGACCAGCACCTCTTCATCATTATCCCACATAGCACTCCCTGTTGCTGACTCTGAAAGAATCCAAAAATCTCTTCCAACCAGAAGTGACAGTACTGTTTCCTCAAGTCATCCTGAGATTCCAAGGTCTCAGGATAGGCTTTTGAGTTTATCCCAGGCTTTTCTGCCTCAGCAAGATCATGTGTCAGCACAGTTGGGCTTACAGAGAGAAGTGctgcattttaatgaaaaagcTCAGGAAGAACTGCTTTTAAACAAGCAAGCAGAGCTGATTGAAGTCGACTCTTCTGAGCAGCCTGTTCCCTCTATGTTTCTACCCAAGGAAAGAgagcattcatttattccactaCCTTTTGCTGAAGTAAAATCTAAAAACATTTGTGAATTGTGTTCAGCCAAGAATGAACATGCAGCTCCTTCAAGTGCTTCTATGAGCCCAAGACTTCAAGATAGATTTTTGGGTTTTTCACAACCTCTCTTAGCTCAGCAAGATAATTTGGGACTTCAGAAGCAGATGGAGCTACAAAAAGAAGTTCTGCATTATGGCCAGAAAGCCCAAGAAGAATCGCTTGTACAGAGACAAACAGCATTGCAGCAGCACATTCAGAAACATCAGGAGACCTTGaaggatttctttaaaaacagtcaG ACAAGTAAGCCCACAgttgaaaatgattttgaaacTAAGAAGCTCAGAGAATGCCTTGTTCATCTCCAAGATCTAGCCAAAGACAATCAGGAAAACATTGGTACTGTAGGCAGGAGAAACTGTGATGATAATCAGCTCCTTTCAGAAGATAGTAATGCCAATCAGCTCCTTTCAGAAGATAGTAATGCCAAGCAAAGTG GGGAGCATCAGGACAAAGAACTGGGTGGGAAATCCTCAAAACCACCTGTAGCAAAAGTTAAAGGTGGATTGAACTTGAACCAACATGAACTTAGTGCCATACAAGAGGTAGAATCACCAGCAAGTGGCAGAACTTCTATACTAG gtAAACCAGACTTTTACCAAGACAGAGACCCACTGAGGGTCTCAGTAAGCCGAGAACAAAGTTTTCTTGGGAGCCCCCTGGACTGTGATCCATTTGGTCATCTTCACCCAGTTGCCCAGGAGAATATCTGTGGTGATGACTCTGATAAAGCAG TCCATGTCAGTGAGGCTGTGGTTGAGAATCATGCAGTATTAAGTTACGCTGTGAAGGAAGAAGACCATACGTACCTGGGTCCAAATGTGAAACCAGATGATAAG GCTGAAACACAAGAAATTTATCATGAGCCATTATCTTCAATAACTGTTTCTACTGGGAGCTTTTTAAGTTATGAAAACACAGATTTGAGCCTTACAG AGTCGTTTTCAGAGCTTGTGGACCAGAGGGAACAAGAATCTCCCACCagtaaagaagaggaaagaaatgttttaagttcTGTAGTTCCTTCAACACAAGTTATTTATCAAAGACAGGACTCTCAGGACGCCCTTAAACCTCTTTTACCTGCATTGGAAACATTTACATCTGGTCAGACACAGATTCAGCAGATGATAGACAAGTACATAAATGAAGCAAATTTGATGACTGAAAAAACAGACTTGCGGG TTGACTTTGACTTTCCAGAACTGGAGCACAGTTTTCCAAATTTGCATCATCAGCTGTTTAAACCGTTAGAACCACATCCAGATTTTGATTCGTCATCATCTTTCTCTGGGATTTCTCAAGACAGCAAAAACTTTTACCAG CCTTTCCCTGGTGTCTTCCATCAGAGGTCAGATTCCTCCTGTGAAAGCCTCCGTTCTAGTCTGTCACCCAAAAGTATAGCTTCTTTTAAAGCACTGAGGACCAGCCTGCATTCTTCTCTTAACACCAGCCTGAACCAGCAGCCTGACCCTAACTGGGCTCGTGATGAAGCTCAGAGTTTTGCTACAGAAAATGTTATTGAAG GGTCTGAACAATCTTTTCAACAACTTCTGCCAGAATTATCTTCACAAGAAGGAAGCCAGCATGCTGACTTACCAAGTATTTTTAGCAGCATTGAAGCGAGAGATTCTTCCCAAGGGGTGGAAAATCAGTACTCCTCTGAACAGagtaaaatattacaaaacaagcaaaaaagtgTTCATTTCCAGCTCTTTGTTGGAAATTTGTCAAGTTCAGTCTTCAGTTCATCTGGTGAGGCTAATGTATTTCATCAATTAAATCTACAGCATAGCACTCCATGTGGTTCTTCCTctagtgagtgctcaataaaagACCAACCagaaggcagaaaagaaagaCTGGGCTATgaagaactatcagaaagaggagTTAGTACAGTGTTACAAGGTCAAGGGCTCACTGATAAAGAAACCAGTggagttttaaatataaatacacaattATGTGTAAGAACTTCAATTCAGACACCATATTCAGTCACTGTTCAGAATGAAAAGTGTCTTGAGGATTCAACTAACGCAGAAACTCCAACAATCGTAGGAAACCAATCTCAACTAGCACAGTCAGAGCTCTTTGTAAGTTCTGGATCGTTTTCATTACAGAACTCTATTCCAATCTGG GAGACAGAATGTGGCCATGGTATAATGGAAGAACCAGAACTTACATTGATAAGCAACAGTGATAGCAGTATTGCTGAAATGGATTTTGCAAACTTAACtctagaagaaaagagagatgaggCAAAGAGCTGTTTTCAG GTGAGTGAATTTCTGCCTCTTCTATCAGAAACACAAAACTCAGATTGTCCAGCTGTATCAGAACATCCTGTGGAGAAACCAGCTGTGTGTGCAG aaacccTTTCAAAGTTTACAGCTATTCCAGAGAGCTTACAAGAAgcatttatgaaaagaaaaaaagcatttataGAGAGGtcctcacagagacagaaagaaataagGAATAAAATTCGTGTCTCTGGAAGTTCTCAAACCAAAATAGTAAAGGAGAAACCTACAG GTTCATTTGTCAGTCACCTAAAGGGTGTGAACAAGGTTAGAGTGTCTCTTCCTGAAGACAGAAAGACTGCACAAGCCCATATGCACCAAAGGGCTCTAAG attataccaTCAGTTACCTgaagtgaaaaagcaaaaggaagagaaagcaaagcAAGACGCATATGCCCAAAACAGAGCAAGGGCAAAAGAATTTCATAAGGTGAGCAGCCACCGCCTCCCCCCACCAATTTTTCATGTCTAA